AAAAGAAACGAAAGTTCTTATCTGGATCTGGTCGTGGGAAAACTCGTGAATATCTATAATAAAGACTTTTCCGAGATCGACCGAATTACGACAGATAACGCAAATCGGATTTTTAATAGGTAAAGAAAGATCATGAAAGAGAAATTCGACAGCATAAGATTTTATCATCCTGAAGAAGTGAATCCTGCGATACGCTTTATAATGCGCCATCCTATGATGAAACTTCTCCTGAATTATAGTCTTCCCAATATTTCAGATGAAAAAATACAGCAAATTGTTGGCGATATCAATTCGATCGAAGATTTTCAGAACGTCATTATTTACCCAAGTATCAAGAACGTTTTGAAAGAAAGTTCTGACGGATTTACTATTTCCGGAGCAGAAAATTTGAATAAAAAGGATTCATATCTTTTTATATCCAATCACCGGGATATTCTTTTAGACACCTGTTTGTTAAATTTTGCTTTGTTAGAGAAAGGTTTAAACCTTACAGCATCGGCCATTGGAGATAATTTGGTGGAAAGAGATTTGTATCTTATTTTGGCAAAACTAAACCGGAATTTTTTTGTAAAACGGAGTGCGGGGCCACGGGAACTTTTGGAAAACAGCAAACTTTTATCTGAATATATTTTCCAATTATTAACCAATGAAAATCGGTCGGTTTGGATTGCGCAGCGGGAAGGTCGTGCTAAAGACGGTAATGATTTCACTCAAGCTGGCGTTTTGAAAATGATTTCTATGTTTGATGCGCAAAGTAAACCTTGTCAATATTTTAAAAAACTAAAAGTAGTTCCTGTTTCTATTTCTTATGAGTTAGACCCGACAGACAAATTAAAAGTTGAAAAAATGTGTGCAGATGATCAGAATCAAGAAAA
This DNA window, taken from Kaistella carnis, encodes the following:
- a CDS encoding 1-acyl-sn-glycerol-3-phosphate acyltransferase; the protein is MKEKFDSIRFYHPEEVNPAIRFIMRHPMMKLLLNYSLPNISDEKIQQIVGDINSIEDFQNVIIYPSIKNVLKESSDGFTISGAENLNKKDSYLFISNHRDILLDTCLLNFALLEKGLNLTASAIGDNLVERDLYLILAKLNRNFFVKRSAGPRELLENSKLLSEYIFQLLTNENRSVWIAQREGRAKDGNDFTQAGVLKMISMFDAQSKPCQYFKKLKVVPVSISYELDPTDKLKVEKMCADDQNQEKHKNEDFLNIMTGISGQKKRIHLHFGKIEDEIYTDIENSVSNSNKQIKELAEVLTKKIVEGYKLWPSNYIAADLLKNTTIYSKYYTEKEKQFFIKRMNLSIVKDNSCMNQALLEMYANPVFNKQNL